A region of Paraburkholderia sp. BL23I1N1 DNA encodes the following proteins:
- a CDS encoding carbon-phosphorus lyase complex subunit PhnI, whose translation MYVAVKGGERAIEASWRLLDKARRGDTRLAELSVAQIREQLRLAVARVMTEGSVYDEELAALAIKQAAGDLVEAIFLLRAYRTTLPRFGYTQAIDTEAMQVERRISATFKDVPGGQVLGATYDYTQRLLDFALLAEGHTSTDALAPPSSSQAAQFAAEAMPRVVTLLDKEGLIEQEHPTPEAPEPGDLSREPLAFPASRATRLQNLARGDEGFLLAMGYATQRGYAHSHPFAGEIRFGTVAVEMELGELGETVEIGDIDITECQMINQFAGSGNVPPTFTQGYGLAFGHSERKAMAMALVDRALRAEELGETLASPTQDIEFMLSHSDNVEASGFVQHLKLPHYVDFQSELELVRRLRAQHGAEDNDQRNEPGNDQGKDQDQQEQAA comes from the coding sequence ATGTACGTTGCCGTCAAGGGTGGAGAACGTGCGATCGAAGCGTCGTGGCGTCTGCTCGACAAGGCGCGCCGCGGCGATACGCGGCTGGCCGAACTCAGCGTCGCGCAGATTCGCGAGCAATTGCGCCTTGCCGTGGCGCGCGTGATGACCGAAGGCTCGGTCTACGACGAAGAACTCGCCGCGCTCGCGATCAAACAGGCCGCGGGCGATCTGGTCGAAGCGATCTTTCTGTTGCGCGCGTATCGCACCACGCTGCCGCGTTTCGGTTATACGCAGGCGATCGACACGGAAGCCATGCAGGTCGAGCGCCGCATTTCGGCGACGTTCAAGGACGTGCCCGGCGGTCAGGTGCTCGGCGCGACTTACGATTACACGCAGCGTCTGCTGGATTTCGCCTTGCTCGCCGAAGGCCATACCTCAACCGATGCGCTCGCCCCTCCTTCTTCCAGTCAAGCCGCTCAGTTCGCAGCAGAGGCCATGCCACGTGTGGTCACGCTGCTCGACAAGGAAGGTCTGATCGAACAGGAACATCCCACGCCCGAAGCACCGGAACCCGGCGACCTCTCGCGCGAACCTCTCGCCTTTCCCGCGAGCCGCGCCACGCGTTTGCAAAATCTGGCGCGCGGCGACGAAGGCTTCCTGCTCGCCATGGGCTACGCGACCCAACGCGGCTACGCGCATTCGCATCCGTTTGCCGGCGAAATCCGCTTCGGCACGGTCGCTGTTGAAATGGAACTCGGCGAGTTGGGTGAGACAGTCGAAATCGGCGATATCGATATCACCGAATGCCAGATGATCAACCAGTTCGCCGGCAGCGGTAACGTGCCGCCTACCTTCACGCAAGGCTATGGCCTCGCGTTCGGACACTCGGAACGTAAAGCGATGGCCATGGCCCTGGTGGATCGCGCGCTGCGCGCCGAGGAACTCGGTGAAACGCTCGCCTCGCCGACTCAGGATATCGAGTTCATGCTCTCGCATAGCGATAACGTCGAAGCGTCCGGATTCGTTCAGCATCTGAAATTGCCTCACTACGTCGACTTCCAGTCCGAACTCGAACTCGTCAGACGCCTGCGGGCGCAACACGGCGCAGAGGATAACGATCAACGCAACGAGCCGGGCAACGATCAAGGCAAGGATCAGGATCAGCAGGAGCAAGCCGCATGA
- the phnH gene encoding phosphonate C-P lyase system protein PhnH produces MENSPIASSTSLATSLANSLAKLTPGFADPVHDTQAVFRTLLDTLSRPGTVGVVENGLPEVRKTPAALAAFAALLTLCDYATPVWLAQPDTALASALRFHTGAPLVDEPGLAAFAYIHDAGAMPSLDSFGLGTAESPDQSVTLLIRVEALTGGTPVVLSGPGIQHTETIAPVGLPEHFWRERAALAPLFPCGIDCYLVCGSTLIGLPRTTQAKVN; encoded by the coding sequence ATGGAAAACTCCCCGATTGCATCGTCAACTTCGTTGGCTACCTCATTGGCCAACTCATTGGCCAAATTAACGCCCGGTTTCGCAGACCCGGTCCACGACACCCAGGCGGTATTCCGTACGTTGCTCGACACGCTGTCGCGTCCCGGCACGGTAGGTGTCGTCGAAAACGGTTTGCCGGAAGTGCGGAAGACCCCCGCAGCGCTCGCCGCATTTGCCGCCCTGCTGACACTGTGCGACTACGCCACGCCCGTCTGGCTCGCACAGCCCGATACGGCGCTGGCGTCGGCACTGCGTTTTCATACCGGCGCGCCGCTCGTCGACGAACCGGGACTTGCCGCCTTCGCCTATATCCACGATGCAGGCGCGATGCCTTCGCTAGATAGCTTTGGACTCGGCACGGCGGAGTCGCCCGATCAATCGGTGACGTTGCTGATCCGCGTCGAAGCGCTCACGGGCGGCACGCCGGTCGTACTGAGCGGCCCGGGCATTCAGCACACCGAGACAATTGCGCCGGTCGGTCTGCCCGAACACTTCTGGCGCGAACGCGCCGCCCTCGCGCCGCTCTTCCCGTGCGGCATCGATTGTTATCTCGTCTGCGGCAGCACGTTGATCGGCTTGCCGCGCACAACTCAAGCGAAGGTGAACTGA
- the phnG gene encoding phosphonate C-P lyase system protein PhnG, with the protein MSATSTSPSSAMRRAWTAVLARTSRADLEAALDCALQGVPPPAYDWLRPPEIGLAMVRGRVGGSGDPFNLGEATVTRATLRLRTTGDTPAAIGVACHLGRDRRRAELAALADALLQMPAHHAALHQQLIEPFAARQAAERAERRQDVAATRVEFFTMVRGD; encoded by the coding sequence ATGAGTGCCACTTCCACCTCGCCTTCCTCCGCCATGCGGCGCGCATGGACGGCCGTGCTGGCCCGCACGTCGCGCGCCGATCTCGAAGCCGCGCTGGATTGCGCGCTGCAAGGCGTCCCGCCTCCCGCTTACGACTGGCTGCGGCCACCCGAAATTGGCCTCGCAATGGTGCGCGGCCGCGTGGGCGGCAGCGGCGACCCGTTCAATCTCGGCGAAGCCACCGTCACGCGCGCCACGTTGCGTTTGCGCACCACGGGCGACACACCGGCAGCCATTGGCGTTGCGTGCCATCTGGGCCGCGACCGCCGCCGCGCCGAACTGGCGGCACTGGCCGATGCACTGCTGCAAATGCCCGCGCATCACGCTGCCTTGCACCAGCAATTGATCGAGCCGTTTGCCGCACGGCAGGCCGCTGAACGTGCGGAACGCCGGCAGGACGTTGCGGCGACGCGCGTCGAATTCTTCACCATGGTCAGAGGCGACTGA
- the phnF gene encoding phosphonate metabolism transcriptional regulator PhnF — translation MTSNDNATSGTLLERGAGVAVWRQIEQILAAEIAASGFGEEGRLPSEGELAKRFDVNRHTVRRAMLGLAALGLVSVEQGRGTFVQPGAIDYTIGRRTRFTENLRQQNHAAAGTMLSASRVKAEPNVAKVLGLRAGAQVYRIETLHESDGVPLTFARNWYPAARFADLPEVLGRTGSITKSMAEYGVTDYLRKWSRIGSVLPEPEVARRLNINRQQPVLWVENVDVDLEGTPVKYGFTHFAADRVQLLVEQDV, via the coding sequence ATGACATCGAACGACAACGCGACGTCGGGCACGCTGCTCGAACGCGGCGCGGGCGTTGCCGTCTGGCGGCAGATCGAGCAGATTCTGGCGGCGGAGATCGCAGCAAGCGGCTTCGGCGAAGAAGGCCGTTTGCCGAGCGAGGGCGAACTGGCCAAACGTTTCGACGTGAACCGGCATACCGTGCGCCGTGCCATGCTCGGTCTGGCCGCATTGGGCCTCGTCAGCGTCGAGCAGGGGCGCGGCACGTTCGTGCAGCCCGGTGCGATCGACTATACGATTGGCCGGCGCACGCGGTTTACAGAAAACTTGCGGCAACAGAATCACGCTGCGGCGGGCACGATGTTGTCGGCCTCGCGCGTGAAGGCCGAGCCGAACGTCGCGAAGGTGCTCGGCCTGCGGGCGGGCGCGCAGGTCTACCGGATCGAGACGCTGCATGAATCGGACGGTGTGCCGCTCACGTTCGCGCGCAACTGGTATCCGGCCGCGCGTTTTGCGGACTTGCCGGAGGTGCTGGGGCGCACCGGTAGCATCACCAAATCGATGGCCGAGTATGGCGTGACCGACTATCTGCGCAAATGGAGCCGTATCGGCAGCGTCTTGCCTGAGCCGGAAGTGGCGCGGCGTTTGAATATCAACCGGCAGCAGCCGGTGCTGTGGGTCGAAAACGTCGACGTCGATCTGGAAGGCACGCCGGTTAAATACGGGTTCACGCATTTTGCGGCGGACCGTGTGCAGTTGCTGGTGGAGCAGGACGTATGA
- a CDS encoding DUF1045 domain-containing protein yields MSGAAWSAGARFAVYYAPSRESAWWRAGSAWLGRDAENGEQCVPPQPEDLARPLTELTEAPRRYGWHGTLVAPFRLAEGVTQHDLLAATREWGGTQRSFSLPVEVAPLGDFVALRPADSQGEENIRHVASSALQTLDALRARPSAADLARRLAAPLSERQRALLVEWGYPYVFDEFRFHMTLSSSLADADERATLVAWWQAQTPALGALALDHAALFVEPAPGEPFVLWQRVPFQNHEVN; encoded by the coding sequence ATGAGCGGCGCGGCTTGGAGCGCCGGGGCACGTTTCGCGGTGTATTACGCGCCGTCGCGCGAATCGGCATGGTGGCGGGCGGGTTCGGCGTGGCTAGGGCGCGATGCGGAAAACGGCGAGCAATGCGTGCCGCCGCAACCGGAAGATCTGGCGCGTCCGCTGACCGAACTGACCGAAGCGCCGCGTCGCTATGGTTGGCACGGCACGCTGGTCGCGCCGTTTCGTCTCGCTGAAGGCGTGACCCAGCACGATCTTCTTGCAGCGACGCGCGAATGGGGCGGCACGCAACGCTCATTTTCACTACCTGTCGAAGTCGCGCCGCTCGGCGATTTTGTGGCACTGCGTCCTGCGGATTCACAGGGCGAAGAGAACATTCGCCACGTTGCGTCCAGTGCGCTGCAAACACTCGATGCATTGCGCGCCCGGCCGTCTGCCGCCGACCTCGCACGGCGTCTTGCCGCGCCGTTGAGCGAACGGCAACGCGCATTGCTGGTCGAATGGGGTTATCCGTACGTCTTCGATGAATTCCGCTTTCACATGACGCTATCCAGTTCGCTCGCCGATGCCGATGAGCGCGCGACGCTGGTTGCATGGTGGCAGGCGCAAACGCCTGCGCTTGGGGCCCTGGCTCTCGATCACGCGGCGCTCTTTGTCGAACCTGCGCCCGGCGAGCCGTTCGTCCTGTGGCAACGTGTGCCGTTTCAGAATCACGAGGTGAACTAA
- the phnN gene encoding phosphonate metabolism protein/1,5-bisphosphokinase (PRPP-forming) PhnN produces MAGRLIYVMGPSGAGKDSLLGFARSRLMGAPILFAHRYITRPSGNGEAHVALSVEEFAARSVLGLFALEWSSHSLRYGIGIELDAWLSRGCTVVINGSRQHLQHTLARYPHTEVVHVDAAPHILEARLGARARESAEQVAARLARRAPFSLPEGIRCKRIDNSGALEEAGHALIAFLQAEADVR; encoded by the coding sequence ATGGCAGGTCGATTAATCTATGTCATGGGGCCGTCCGGCGCGGGCAAGGACTCATTGCTGGGATTTGCGCGCAGCCGCCTGATGGGCGCGCCGATTCTGTTTGCGCATCGCTACATCACGCGGCCGAGCGGCAACGGTGAAGCGCATGTCGCGTTGAGTGTCGAAGAATTCGCGGCGCGTTCGGTGCTCGGCCTGTTTGCACTCGAATGGTCGAGCCATTCACTGCGATATGGCATCGGTATCGAGCTCGATGCATGGCTTTCACGCGGTTGCACGGTCGTTATCAACGGGTCGCGTCAGCATTTGCAGCATACGTTGGCGCGTTATCCGCACACGGAAGTCGTGCATGTGGACGCAGCGCCCCATATTCTCGAAGCACGGCTCGGCGCGCGGGCGCGAGAGTCGGCGGAACAGGTTGCAGCCAGGCTCGCACGACGGGCGCCGTTTTCGCTGCCTGAGGGGATTCGGTGCAAGAGGATCGATAACTCCGGGGCGCTGGAAGAGGCGGGGCACGCGTTGATTGCGTTTTTGCAGGCGGAAGCCGACGTTCGATAA
- a CDS encoding M20 aminoacylase family protein, whose protein sequence is MSEAARFTEVSDLVPAAESLREIRHHIHHHPELAYEEVQTAALVAEKLEQWGWQVTRGVGQTGVVGTLKVGNGTRSIGIRADMDALPIIEQTGLPYASGTHGKMHACGHDGHTTMLLGAAQRLAATRNFSGTVHLYFQPAEESGIDSGAMKMINDGLFERFPCDAVFGLHNHPGEEPGVMLFRRGPFMSAGDKAIITIEGVGGHAARPHLTVDPVVVAASIVMALQTIVARNVDPSQPAVVTVGSMHAGTANNVISSSARLELSVRSFSPEVRALLKKRITELAESQAASYGGKAVVEYIEGYPVVINSDAETDFAVQVARELVGEDHVVEQTDILMGSEDFAFMLQKRPGTFLRIGNGAGEDGCMVHNPRYDFNDRNLPVGAAFWTRLVERYLGQ, encoded by the coding sequence ATGAGCGAAGCCGCGCGTTTTACTGAAGTGTCCGACCTGGTGCCTGCCGCCGAAAGCCTGCGCGAGATCCGCCATCACATCCATCACCACCCGGAACTGGCCTACGAGGAAGTGCAAACCGCCGCCTTGGTGGCGGAGAAGCTCGAACAATGGGGCTGGCAGGTCACACGCGGCGTCGGTCAAACCGGTGTGGTGGGCACGCTAAAGGTGGGCAACGGCACGCGCAGTATCGGCATTCGCGCCGACATGGACGCGCTGCCGATCATCGAGCAAACGGGGCTGCCGTATGCGAGCGGCACCCACGGCAAGATGCACGCATGTGGCCACGACGGCCACACAACCATGCTGCTTGGCGCCGCGCAGCGCCTTGCCGCCACGCGCAATTTCTCGGGCACGGTGCATCTGTACTTCCAGCCGGCCGAAGAAAGCGGCATCGACAGCGGTGCGATGAAGATGATCAACGACGGCCTGTTCGAGCGCTTCCCGTGCGACGCCGTGTTCGGTCTGCACAATCATCCGGGCGAGGAGCCGGGGGTGATGCTGTTCCGCAGGGGGCCGTTCATGTCGGCGGGCGACAAGGCGATCATCACGATCGAAGGCGTGGGTGGCCATGCGGCGCGTCCGCATCTGACGGTCGATCCGGTGGTGGTGGCGGCGAGCATCGTGATGGCGTTGCAGACGATCGTGGCGCGTAACGTCGACCCGTCGCAGCCGGCGGTGGTGACGGTCGGCTCCATGCATGCGGGCACCGCGAACAACGTGATTTCAAGCAGTGCGAGGCTGGAATTGAGCGTGCGTTCGTTCAGCCCCGAAGTGCGCGCGCTGCTCAAGAAGCGCATCACCGAACTCGCCGAAAGCCAGGCGGCGAGCTATGGCGGCAAGGCGGTTGTGGAATACATCGAAGGCTATCCGGTGGTGATCAATTCGGATGCCGAAACCGATTTCGCGGTGCAGGTGGCACGCGAACTGGTCGGCGAAGACCACGTGGTCGAGCAGACCGACATCCTGATGGGTAGCGAAGATTTCGCCTTCATGCTGCAGAAACGGCCCGGCACGTTTCTACGGATCGGTAACGGTGCGGGCGAAGACGGCTGCATGGTGCACAACCCCCGTTACGACTTCAACGATCGCAATCTGCCGGTCGGCGCGGCATTCTGGACGCGTCTGGTGGAGCGGTATCTGGGGCAATGA
- a CDS encoding IclR family transcriptional regulator, whose product MSKALPPSSADSASAEPASDKPGDSYVQSFARGLSVIRAFNAARPEQTLTDVATATGLTRAGARRILLTLQTLGYVEAEGRLFRLTPKILDLGFAYLTSMPFWNLAEPVMENLSAQVHESCSAAVLDRTEIVYVLRVPTHKIMTINLSIGSRLPAYCTSMGRVLLSALDDEALDATLGSTPLYAHTPRTVTDKEELKKLIAQVRRQGWAIVDQELEGGLISLSAPIRNRQGRVIAAMNISGNAQRNSAKQMVKAFLEPLQQAAQTVSEMVARRG is encoded by the coding sequence ATGAGCAAAGCCCTGCCACCGTCTTCTGCCGATTCCGCCAGCGCCGAGCCGGCCTCGGACAAACCGGGCGACTCGTATGTGCAGTCGTTCGCGCGAGGCCTCTCGGTGATCCGCGCGTTCAATGCCGCGCGCCCCGAGCAGACGCTCACCGACGTCGCCACGGCCACCGGCCTGACACGCGCCGGCGCACGCCGGATCCTGCTGACCCTGCAGACGCTCGGCTACGTGGAGGCCGAAGGCCGCCTGTTCCGCCTCACGCCGAAGATTCTCGACCTCGGTTTCGCGTATCTGACCTCGATGCCGTTCTGGAATCTCGCCGAACCGGTCATGGAAAATCTGTCGGCGCAGGTTCACGAGAGTTGCTCGGCGGCCGTGCTCGACCGCACCGAAATCGTCTACGTGCTGCGCGTGCCGACGCATAAGATCATGACCATCAACCTGTCAATCGGCAGCCGCTTGCCGGCGTATTGCACGTCGATGGGCCGTGTACTGCTGTCCGCGCTCGACGACGAAGCGCTCGACGCGACCCTCGGTTCGACGCCGCTCTACGCGCACACGCCGCGCACGGTGACCGACAAGGAAGAGCTGAAAAAGTTGATCGCGCAGGTGCGCCGCCAGGGCTGGGCAATCGTCGACCAGGAGTTGGAAGGCGGTCTGATTTCCTTGTCCGCGCCGATTCGCAACCGCCAGGGGCGCGTGATCGCGGCAATGAATATCAGCGGCAACGCTCAGCGAAATTCGGCCAAGCAGATGGTGAAGGCGTTTCTGGAGCCGTTGCAGCAAGCCGCGCAAACCGTCTCGGAGATGGTGGCGCGACGCGGTTGA
- a CDS encoding FadR/GntR family transcriptional regulator, with translation MFDKIPARALSDTVAQQLLKQIDKGTFARVGKLPTEAVLAQQFGVSRTVIREAISRLKNEGVVEPRQGSGVFIAAHGAIRPLRIDYAEAVEAGSVLQILALRRAIEAEVAAEAAMRRSAADMMSIDAALARIDEAEAGGENGVAEDVAFHRAIAAATGNPYFLKTLIFLNQYLEAGTLVTRRNEALRDDFSRQLREEHAAIVAAIRAGDPMTARNAASTHMNNAARRLAEAGIS, from the coding sequence ATGTTCGACAAGATTCCGGCCCGCGCGCTGAGCGATACCGTCGCGCAGCAGTTGCTCAAGCAGATCGACAAGGGCACCTTCGCGCGCGTCGGCAAACTGCCGACCGAGGCGGTGCTGGCGCAGCAGTTCGGCGTGAGCCGCACGGTGATCCGCGAGGCGATTTCGCGGCTGAAGAACGAAGGCGTGGTCGAGCCGCGGCAGGGCAGCGGCGTGTTCATCGCCGCGCACGGTGCAATCCGGCCGCTGCGCATCGACTACGCGGAGGCGGTTGAAGCGGGCTCGGTGCTGCAAATCCTCGCGTTGCGGCGGGCGATCGAGGCGGAAGTTGCCGCGGAGGCCGCCATGCGCCGCAGCGCCGCTGACATGATGTCGATCGACGCCGCCCTCGCCAGGATCGACGAAGCGGAGGCCGGGGGCGAGAACGGCGTCGCCGAAGACGTCGCCTTCCATCGCGCCATCGCCGCCGCTACCGGCAATCCGTATTTCCTCAAGACGCTCATCTTCCTGAACCAGTATCTCGAAGCCGGCACCCTGGTCACCCGACGCAACGAAGCGCTGCGCGACGACTTCTCACGGCAGCTGCGCGAAGAGCACGCGGCCATCGTCGCGGCGATCCGGGCGGGAGATCCGATGACGGCGCGTAACGCGGCGAGCACCCATATGAACAACGCGGCGCGGCGGCTCGCGGAGGCGGGCATTAGCTGA
- the ltnD gene encoding L-threonate dehydrogenase — protein MSRNVGVIGLGAMGMGAARSLLRAGFQVHACDLRGEILQAFVAAGGIGCASPAELGAQCEVVVTLVVNAAQTETVLFGAQGAVGAMKPGSVVIASATVAPDFATELGKRIEAAGLQMLDAPVSGGAVRAASGEMTMMTSGPDTAYAACEDVLAAMAGKVYRLGPAHGAGSKVKIINQLLAGVHIAAAAEAMALGLREGVDPDALYEVITHSAGNSWMFENRVPHILNGDYTPLSAVDIFVKDLGLVLDTGRRSKFPLPLSAAAHQMFMMASTAGYAGEDDSAVIKIFPGIDLPVAK, from the coding sequence ATGTCCAGAAATGTCGGCGTTATCGGTCTCGGGGCGATGGGCATGGGCGCCGCGCGCTCGCTCCTGCGCGCGGGCTTTCAGGTCCACGCGTGCGATCTGCGCGGCGAAATCCTGCAAGCGTTCGTCGCGGCGGGCGGCATCGGTTGTGCGTCGCCTGCCGAGCTTGGCGCGCAATGCGAAGTGGTTGTCACGCTGGTCGTGAATGCCGCTCAAACCGAAACGGTGCTATTCGGTGCGCAAGGCGCGGTCGGCGCGATGAAACCAGGCAGCGTGGTGATCGCGAGCGCAACCGTGGCGCCGGACTTCGCGACCGAACTCGGCAAGCGCATCGAAGCGGCCGGTTTGCAGATGCTCGACGCGCCGGTGTCCGGTGGCGCGGTGCGTGCCGCGTCCGGCGAAATGACGATGATGACGTCCGGCCCGGACACCGCCTACGCCGCGTGCGAGGACGTGCTGGCCGCGATGGCGGGCAAGGTGTATCGGCTGGGTCCGGCGCACGGTGCGGGTTCGAAAGTGAAGATCATCAATCAGTTGCTGGCCGGCGTGCATATCGCCGCGGCCGCCGAGGCGATGGCGCTCGGTTTGCGCGAAGGCGTCGATCCCGATGCGCTGTACGAGGTCATCACGCATAGCGCGGGTAATTCGTGGATGTTCGAGAACCGCGTGCCCCATATTCTGAACGGCGATTACACGCCGCTCTCGGCGGTCGATATCTTCGTGAAGGATCTTGGCCTCGTGCTCGATACCGGGCGGCGCTCGAAGTTTCCATTGCCCTTGTCGGCGGCGGCGCATCAGATGTTCATGATGGCGTCGACCGCGGGATATGCCGGCGAAGACGATTCCGCGGTGATCAAGATTTTCCCCGGCATTGATTTGCCGGTGGCGAAGTAA
- the otnK gene encoding 3-oxo-tetronate kinase: protein MTTSHGRALLGCIADDFTGATDLANMLVRGGMRTVQTIGVPASNDAVEADALVVALKSRTIPAADAIAQSLAALDWLRAQGCRQFFFKYCSTFDSTDTGNIGPVTDALLDALSSEVAGARVFTIACPAFPENGRTIYRGYLFVADTLLNESGMENHPLTPMRDANLVRVLQRQTGSKVGLVRYDTVAKGVSAVRESFDALRGVGVRMAITDAVSDADLYVLGEACADFTLITGGSGVALGLPGNFRRAGLLAESNDAAQLPRIEGLSAVLAGSASKATHAQVAAWRETRPAFRIDPLAAARGDPVVEQALAFAQQYLDKREAVLIYTTATPDEVKAVQRELGVNEAGHLVESTLASIARGLRERGVRKFVVAGGETSGAVVQALDVRTLRIGVQIDPGVPATATTDAEPLALALKSGNFGAIDFFEKALRHLDGAAQ, encoded by the coding sequence ATGACTACGTCGCACGGACGCGCGCTGCTGGGCTGTATCGCCGACGATTTCACCGGCGCGACCGATCTCGCCAACATGCTGGTGCGCGGCGGCATGCGCACGGTGCAGACCATCGGCGTGCCCGCGTCGAACGATGCCGTCGAAGCCGATGCGTTAGTCGTCGCGCTGAAATCACGCACGATTCCCGCTGCCGATGCAATCGCGCAATCGCTCGCTGCACTCGACTGGTTGCGTGCGCAAGGATGCCGTCAGTTCTTTTTCAAATACTGTTCGACGTTCGATTCGACCGACACAGGCAATATCGGCCCGGTCACGGACGCCTTGCTCGACGCATTGTCTTCTGAAGTAGCTGGAGCAAGGGTCTTCACGATCGCCTGCCCGGCGTTTCCCGAGAACGGCCGCACGATCTATCGCGGTTATCTGTTCGTTGCCGATACGTTGCTGAACGAGTCAGGCATGGAAAACCATCCGCTGACGCCGATGCGCGATGCGAACCTCGTGCGCGTGCTGCAGCGGCAGACCGGATCGAAAGTCGGCCTGGTGCGTTACGACACCGTGGCAAAAGGCGTGTCGGCCGTACGCGAATCCTTCGATGCACTACGCGGCGTCGGTGTGCGAATGGCGATCACCGATGCGGTGTCGGACGCGGATCTGTACGTACTCGGCGAGGCCTGTGCCGACTTCACGCTGATCACGGGGGGCTCCGGTGTTGCGCTAGGTCTGCCCGGCAACTTTCGCCGTGCCGGGTTGCTCGCGGAAAGCAACGACGCCGCGCAATTGCCGCGTATCGAAGGATTGTCCGCGGTGCTGGCCGGCAGCGCGTCGAAAGCAACCCACGCGCAAGTAGCGGCCTGGCGCGAAACACGACCCGCGTTCCGTATCGATCCGCTAGCGGCGGCGCGTGGCGATCCGGTGGTCGAGCAGGCACTGGCCTTTGCCCAGCAGTACCTGGATAAGCGCGAAGCCGTGCTGATCTACACCACCGCCACGCCCGACGAAGTCAAAGCGGTGCAGCGCGAGCTCGGCGTCAACGAGGCGGGGCACCTGGTCGAATCCACGCTGGCGTCGATCGCACGCGGTTTGCGCGAGCGCGGTGTACGCAAGTTCGTGGTGGCGGGCGGCGAAACATCGGGCGCCGTAGTGCAGGCGCTCGACGTGCGCACGTTGCGGATCGGCGTGCAGATCGATCCGGGCGTGCCTGCCACCGCAACGACCGACGCCGAGCCGCTCGCGCTCGCGTTGAAATCCGGCAACTTCGGCGCGATCGACTTTTTCGAAAAGGCGCTGCGTCACCTCGATGGAGCCGCGCAATGA
- a CDS encoding aldolase produces the protein MTSTPALHTTNEARVREEICVTGASLYQRGYTVGSAGNISARLDNGWLITPTDACLGRLDPADIAKVDLDGNTVSGGKPSKTLALHRGIYARNSETRGIVHTHSTHLVALTLAGVWRDNDVLPPITPYYVMKVGHVPLIRYQRPGDPQVAAQIAALADTVRAVLLERLGPVVWERSVAQASYVLEELEETARLWLMTNPRPAPLDDAALDELWRAFDARW, from the coding sequence ATGACCAGCACGCCCGCACTTCACACGACGAATGAAGCACGAGTCCGCGAAGAAATCTGCGTGACCGGTGCGAGCCTCTATCAACGCGGCTATACAGTGGGCAGCGCGGGCAATATCAGCGCGCGCCTCGACAACGGCTGGCTGATCACGCCGACCGACGCCTGCCTCGGCCGGCTCGACCCGGCCGACATTGCCAAGGTCGATCTCGATGGCAACACGGTGTCCGGCGGGAAGCCGTCAAAAACGCTGGCGTTGCATCGCGGCATTTATGCACGCAACAGCGAAACGCGCGGCATCGTTCATACGCATTCGACGCATCTGGTCGCATTGACGCTCGCCGGCGTATGGCGCGACAACGATGTCCTACCACCGATCACCCCGTACTACGTGATGAAAGTGGGCCACGTCCCCCTGATTCGTTACCAACGGCCCGGCGATCCGCAAGTGGCCGCGCAGATCGCCGCACTTGCGGATACCGTCCGTGCGGTTTTGCTTGAGCGTCTCGGCCCGGTGGTGTGGGAGCGCTCGGTGGCGCAGGCTTCGTATGTGCTCGAAGAACTTGAAGAGACCGCGCGCCTGTGGCTGATGACGAACCCGCGGCCCGCACCACTCGACGACGCGGCGCTCGACGAATTGTGGAGGGCGTTCGATGCGCGCTGGTAG